One Panicum virgatum strain AP13 chromosome 3N, P.virgatum_v5, whole genome shotgun sequence DNA segment encodes these proteins:
- the LOC120664314 gene encoding FACT complex subunit SSRP1-B-like isoform X2 has protein sequence MTDGHHFNNISLGGRGGFNPGQFKLSSGGLAWKKQGGGKIIEVDKADITSVAWMRIPKSFQLNVVTKEGLFYRFLGFRQQDVSILSDFIQKGTGISPQEKQLSISGHNWGGVEIYGTRLCFNVGEKEAFEVSLADVSQAQMQGKTDVLEFHVDDTTAANEKGLLMDLSFHVPTSNAQFIGDEHRTSAQMLCQEILHRADGGSPSEAAVVTFEGIAILTPRGRYSVELHQSFLRLQGQANDFKIQYSSILRLFILPKSQNPHTFVVIALDLPIRKGQTLYPHIVIQFETEAIVERELGLSEQVLAEKYKDRLKGSYRDQIHVVFSNVLCGLSGAKVTRPSTFRSCQHGYAVKSALKAEDGLLYPLEKAFFFLPKPPTLILYEEIEYVLFERHGAGGVNISFQYFDLLVKLKNDQEHLFSNIQRIEYQNLFSFISDKHLKILNLGDGQRRNGGVTAVIESTDDDSVDPHLERIKNQACNEESDEEDEDFVADKDDSGSPSDDSEEEDFDASMSGGEKENSSKMEASISKPRVKRKLNSGSDEGSQNKKPKRKKEQKSGVDEGSKKKKAKRKKDPNAPKRAMVPFMYFSKAERANIKNSNPQLTTTDIAKKLGERWQKMTAEERQPYLEQSRADKERYEQESAAYRGAAAQQGPGDGSEGRL, from the exons atGACGGACGGCCACCACTTCAACAACATCTccctcggcggccgcggcggcttc AACCCTGGACAGTTTAAACTTAGTTCAGGAGGACTTGCGTGGAAGAAGCAAGGTGGAGGAAAGATTATCGAGGTTGATAAAGCTGATATCACTTCAGTAGCATGGATGAGGATCCCAAAATCTTTTCAGCTTAATGTTGTGACGAAGGAAGGCCTATTTTACAGGTTCCTTGGCTTTCGTCAACAG GATGTTAGCATCCTGAGTGACTTTATACAAAAAGGCACGGGAATCTCACCACAGGAGAAGCAGCTTTCCATTAGTGGGCATAACTGGGGTGGAGTTGAAATCTATG GAACTAGGCTTTGCTTTAATGTTGGTGAGAAGGAAGCATTTGAAGTCTCTCTAGCAGATGTATCACAGGCTCAGATGCAAGGGAAAACAGATGTTCTCGAGTTCCATGTAGATGATACTACTGCAGCTAATGAG AAGGGTTTGCTGATGGACTTAAGTTTTCATGTACCAACTTCAAATGCTCAATTTATCGGGGATGAGCATCGTACTTCAGCTCAG ATGTTGTGCCAGGAGATTTTGCATAGAGCTGATGGTGGGAGCCCCTCAGAAGCGGCTGTAGTTACATTTGAAGGAATTGCAATCCTCACACCAAG AGGTCGATACAGTGTTGAGCTTCATCAGTCATTCTTGCGACTCCAAGGACAAGCTAATGATTTCAAAATCCAGTATAGCAGTATTCTTCGCCTCTTTATTTTGCCAAAG TCACAAAATCCTCATACTTTTGTGGTTATCGCACTTGATCTACCAATTCGAAAAGGACAAACATTGTATCCCCACATTGTTATTCAG TTTGAGACAGAGGCAATTGTAGAAAGGGAGCTGGGATTGAGTGAGCAAGTTTTGGCTGAAAAGTACAAAGATAGGCTTAAGGGCTCTTACAGG GATCAAATACATGTGGTATTCTCCAACGTCCTTTGTGGCCTATCTGGTGCTAAAGTGACTAGGCCAAGTACGTTCCGCAGTTGCCAACATGGATATGCGGTCAAATCAGCACTTAAAGCTGAAGATGGTTTGCTTTATCCACTTGAAAAGGCCTTCTTCTTTCTGCCAAAGCCCCCAACACTCATTCTTTATGAGGAG ATTGAATATGTATTGTTTGAGCGTCATGGTGCCGGTGGTGTTAATATATCATTCCAGTATTTTGACCTCTTGGTCAAGCTGAAAAATGATCAAGAACATCTCTTCAGTAACATCCAAAGGATTGAATACCAAAACCTGTTCAGCTTCATTAG TGACAAGCATTTGAAAATTCTGAATCTTGGAGATGGCCAAAGGAGAAATGGTGGTGTTACAGCTGTTATAGAGAGCACCGATGATGATTCTGTGGATCCACATCTGGAGCGAATTAAAAATCAAGCTTGTAATGAGGAAAGTGATGAAGAG GATGAAGATTTTGTGGCGGACAAAGACGATAGTGGGTCTCCTAGTGATGATTCTGAAGAGGAAGACTTTGATGCTAGTATGAGCGGAGGTGAAAAGGAG AATTCTTCCAAGATGGAAGCTAGTATCTCAAAGCCGCGTGTGAAAAGGAAGCTGAATAGTGGGTCTGATGAAGGTTCTCAGAATAAAAAaccaaagagaaagaaagagcagAAGAGTGGGGTCGATGAAGGTTctaaaaagaaaaaggcaaaaaGGAAGAAAGATCCGAATGCCCCTAAAAGAGCCATGGTTCCATTCATGTACTTCTCGAAGGCTGAGCGAGCT AATATAAAGAATAGCAACCCTCAACTGACTACCACAGACATTGCAAAGAAGCTCGGGGAAAGATGGCAAAAGATGACAG CCGAGGAGAGACAGCCATACTTGGAGCAATCCCGAGCCGACAAGGAACGTTACGAGCAGGAGTCTGCCGCCTACCGTGGTGCAGCAGCTCAGCAGGGCCCCGGCGACGGGTCGGAAGGAAGGTTATAG
- the LOC120664314 gene encoding FACT complex subunit SSRP1-B-like isoform X3: MTDGHHFNNISLGGRGGFNPGQFKLSSGGLAWKKQGGGKIIEVDKADITSVAWMRIPKSFQLNVVTKEGLFYRFLGFRQQDVSILSDFIQKGTGISPQEKQLSISGHNWGGVEIYGTRLCFNVGEKEAFEVSLADVSQAQMQGKTDVLEFHVDDTTAANEKGLLMDLSFHVPTSNAQFIGDEHRTSAQMLCQEILHRADGGSPSEAAVVTFEGIAILTPRGRYSVELHQSFLRLQGQANDFKIQYSSILRLFILPKSQNPHTFVVIALDLPIRKGQTLYPHIVIQDQIHVVFSNVLCGLSGAKVTRPSTFRSCQHGYAVKSALKAEDGLLYPLEKAFFFLPKPPTLILYEEIEYVLFERHGAGGVNISFQYFDLLVKLKNDQEHLFSNIQRIEYQNLFSFISDKHLKILNLGDGQRRNGGVTAVIESTDDDSVDPHLERIKNQACNEESDEEDEDFVADKDDSGSPSDDSEEEDFDASMSGGEKENSSKMEASISKPRVKRKLNSGSDEGSQNKKPKRKKEQKSGVDEGSKKKKAKRKKDPNAPKRAMVPFMYFSKAERANIKNSNPQLTTTDIAKKLGERWQKMTAEERQPYLEQSRADKERYEQESAAYRGAAAQQGPGDGSEGRL; encoded by the exons atGACGGACGGCCACCACTTCAACAACATCTccctcggcggccgcggcggcttc AACCCTGGACAGTTTAAACTTAGTTCAGGAGGACTTGCGTGGAAGAAGCAAGGTGGAGGAAAGATTATCGAGGTTGATAAAGCTGATATCACTTCAGTAGCATGGATGAGGATCCCAAAATCTTTTCAGCTTAATGTTGTGACGAAGGAAGGCCTATTTTACAGGTTCCTTGGCTTTCGTCAACAG GATGTTAGCATCCTGAGTGACTTTATACAAAAAGGCACGGGAATCTCACCACAGGAGAAGCAGCTTTCCATTAGTGGGCATAACTGGGGTGGAGTTGAAATCTATG GAACTAGGCTTTGCTTTAATGTTGGTGAGAAGGAAGCATTTGAAGTCTCTCTAGCAGATGTATCACAGGCTCAGATGCAAGGGAAAACAGATGTTCTCGAGTTCCATGTAGATGATACTACTGCAGCTAATGAG AAGGGTTTGCTGATGGACTTAAGTTTTCATGTACCAACTTCAAATGCTCAATTTATCGGGGATGAGCATCGTACTTCAGCTCAG ATGTTGTGCCAGGAGATTTTGCATAGAGCTGATGGTGGGAGCCCCTCAGAAGCGGCTGTAGTTACATTTGAAGGAATTGCAATCCTCACACCAAG AGGTCGATACAGTGTTGAGCTTCATCAGTCATTCTTGCGACTCCAAGGACAAGCTAATGATTTCAAAATCCAGTATAGCAGTATTCTTCGCCTCTTTATTTTGCCAAAG TCACAAAATCCTCATACTTTTGTGGTTATCGCACTTGATCTACCAATTCGAAAAGGACAAACATTGTATCCCCACATTGTTATTCAG GATCAAATACATGTGGTATTCTCCAACGTCCTTTGTGGCCTATCTGGTGCTAAAGTGACTAGGCCAAGTACGTTCCGCAGTTGCCAACATGGATATGCGGTCAAATCAGCACTTAAAGCTGAAGATGGTTTGCTTTATCCACTTGAAAAGGCCTTCTTCTTTCTGCCAAAGCCCCCAACACTCATTCTTTATGAGGAG ATTGAATATGTATTGTTTGAGCGTCATGGTGCCGGTGGTGTTAATATATCATTCCAGTATTTTGACCTCTTGGTCAAGCTGAAAAATGATCAAGAACATCTCTTCAGTAACATCCAAAGGATTGAATACCAAAACCTGTTCAGCTTCATTAG TGACAAGCATTTGAAAATTCTGAATCTTGGAGATGGCCAAAGGAGAAATGGTGGTGTTACAGCTGTTATAGAGAGCACCGATGATGATTCTGTGGATCCACATCTGGAGCGAATTAAAAATCAAGCTTGTAATGAGGAAAGTGATGAAGAG GATGAAGATTTTGTGGCGGACAAAGACGATAGTGGGTCTCCTAGTGATGATTCTGAAGAGGAAGACTTTGATGCTAGTATGAGCGGAGGTGAAAAGGAG AATTCTTCCAAGATGGAAGCTAGTATCTCAAAGCCGCGTGTGAAAAGGAAGCTGAATAGTGGGTCTGATGAAGGTTCTCAGAATAAAAAaccaaagagaaagaaagagcagAAGAGTGGGGTCGATGAAGGTTctaaaaagaaaaaggcaaaaaGGAAGAAAGATCCGAATGCCCCTAAAAGAGCCATGGTTCCATTCATGTACTTCTCGAAGGCTGAGCGAGCT AATATAAAGAATAGCAACCCTCAACTGACTACCACAGACATTGCAAAGAAGCTCGGGGAAAGATGGCAAAAGATGACAG CCGAGGAGAGACAGCCATACTTGGAGCAATCCCGAGCCGACAAGGAACGTTACGAGCAGGAGTCTGCCGCCTACCGTGGTGCAGCAGCTCAGCAGGGCCCCGGCGACGGGTCGGAAGGAAGGTTATAG
- the LOC120664314 gene encoding FACT complex subunit SSRP1-B-like isoform X1, with the protein MTDGHHFNNISLGGRGGFNPGQFKLSSGGLAWKKQGGGKIIEVDKADITSVAWMRIPKSFQLNVVTKEGLFYRFLGFRQQDVSILSDFIQKGTGISPQEKQLSISGHNWGGVEIYGQLNFLLHLNVSYTLLLSYNLWFYSFSYFLSISGTRLCFNVGEKEAFEVSLADVSQAQMQGKTDVLEFHVDDTTAANEKGLLMDLSFHVPTSNAQFIGDEHRTSAQMLCQEILHRADGGSPSEAAVVTFEGIAILTPRGRYSVELHQSFLRLQGQANDFKIQYSSILRLFILPKSQNPHTFVVIALDLPIRKGQTLYPHIVIQFETEAIVERELGLSEQVLAEKYKDRLKGSYRDQIHVVFSNVLCGLSGAKVTRPSTFRSCQHGYAVKSALKAEDGLLYPLEKAFFFLPKPPTLILYEEIEYVLFERHGAGGVNISFQYFDLLVKLKNDQEHLFSNIQRIEYQNLFSFISDKHLKILNLGDGQRRNGGVTAVIESTDDDSVDPHLERIKNQACNEESDEEDEDFVADKDDSGSPSDDSEEEDFDASMSGGEKENSSKMEASISKPRVKRKLNSGSDEGSQNKKPKRKKEQKSGVDEGSKKKKAKRKKDPNAPKRAMVPFMYFSKAERANIKNSNPQLTTTDIAKKLGERWQKMTAEERQPYLEQSRADKERYEQESAAYRGAAAQQGPGDGSEGRL; encoded by the exons atGACGGACGGCCACCACTTCAACAACATCTccctcggcggccgcggcggcttc AACCCTGGACAGTTTAAACTTAGTTCAGGAGGACTTGCGTGGAAGAAGCAAGGTGGAGGAAAGATTATCGAGGTTGATAAAGCTGATATCACTTCAGTAGCATGGATGAGGATCCCAAAATCTTTTCAGCTTAATGTTGTGACGAAGGAAGGCCTATTTTACAGGTTCCTTGGCTTTCGTCAACAG GATGTTAGCATCCTGAGTGACTTTATACAAAAAGGCACGGGAATCTCACCACAGGAGAAGCAGCTTTCCATTAGTGGGCATAACTGGGGTGGAGTTGAAATCTATGGTCAGCTAAACTTTCTATTGCATTTAAATGTTTCCTATACTCTATTGCTTTCATATAACCTCTGGTTTTATTCCTTTTCCTATTTTCTTTCCATTTCAGGAACTAGGCTTTGCTTTAATGTTGGTGAGAAGGAAGCATTTGAAGTCTCTCTAGCAGATGTATCACAGGCTCAGATGCAAGGGAAAACAGATGTTCTCGAGTTCCATGTAGATGATACTACTGCAGCTAATGAG AAGGGTTTGCTGATGGACTTAAGTTTTCATGTACCAACTTCAAATGCTCAATTTATCGGGGATGAGCATCGTACTTCAGCTCAG ATGTTGTGCCAGGAGATTTTGCATAGAGCTGATGGTGGGAGCCCCTCAGAAGCGGCTGTAGTTACATTTGAAGGAATTGCAATCCTCACACCAAG AGGTCGATACAGTGTTGAGCTTCATCAGTCATTCTTGCGACTCCAAGGACAAGCTAATGATTTCAAAATCCAGTATAGCAGTATTCTTCGCCTCTTTATTTTGCCAAAG TCACAAAATCCTCATACTTTTGTGGTTATCGCACTTGATCTACCAATTCGAAAAGGACAAACATTGTATCCCCACATTGTTATTCAG TTTGAGACAGAGGCAATTGTAGAAAGGGAGCTGGGATTGAGTGAGCAAGTTTTGGCTGAAAAGTACAAAGATAGGCTTAAGGGCTCTTACAGG GATCAAATACATGTGGTATTCTCCAACGTCCTTTGTGGCCTATCTGGTGCTAAAGTGACTAGGCCAAGTACGTTCCGCAGTTGCCAACATGGATATGCGGTCAAATCAGCACTTAAAGCTGAAGATGGTTTGCTTTATCCACTTGAAAAGGCCTTCTTCTTTCTGCCAAAGCCCCCAACACTCATTCTTTATGAGGAG ATTGAATATGTATTGTTTGAGCGTCATGGTGCCGGTGGTGTTAATATATCATTCCAGTATTTTGACCTCTTGGTCAAGCTGAAAAATGATCAAGAACATCTCTTCAGTAACATCCAAAGGATTGAATACCAAAACCTGTTCAGCTTCATTAG TGACAAGCATTTGAAAATTCTGAATCTTGGAGATGGCCAAAGGAGAAATGGTGGTGTTACAGCTGTTATAGAGAGCACCGATGATGATTCTGTGGATCCACATCTGGAGCGAATTAAAAATCAAGCTTGTAATGAGGAAAGTGATGAAGAG GATGAAGATTTTGTGGCGGACAAAGACGATAGTGGGTCTCCTAGTGATGATTCTGAAGAGGAAGACTTTGATGCTAGTATGAGCGGAGGTGAAAAGGAG AATTCTTCCAAGATGGAAGCTAGTATCTCAAAGCCGCGTGTGAAAAGGAAGCTGAATAGTGGGTCTGATGAAGGTTCTCAGAATAAAAAaccaaagagaaagaaagagcagAAGAGTGGGGTCGATGAAGGTTctaaaaagaaaaaggcaaaaaGGAAGAAAGATCCGAATGCCCCTAAAAGAGCCATGGTTCCATTCATGTACTTCTCGAAGGCTGAGCGAGCT AATATAAAGAATAGCAACCCTCAACTGACTACCACAGACATTGCAAAGAAGCTCGGGGAAAGATGGCAAAAGATGACAG CCGAGGAGAGACAGCCATACTTGGAGCAATCCCGAGCCGACAAGGAACGTTACGAGCAGGAGTCTGCCGCCTACCGTGGTGCAGCAGCTCAGCAGGGCCCCGGCGACGGGTCGGAAGGAAGGTTATAG
- the LOC120664314 gene encoding FACT complex subunit SSRP1-B-like isoform X4 — protein MRIPKSFQLNVVTKEGLFYRFLGFRQQDVSILSDFIQKGTGISPQEKQLSISGHNWGGVEIYGTRLCFNVGEKEAFEVSLADVSQAQMQGKTDVLEFHVDDTTAANEKGLLMDLSFHVPTSNAQFIGDEHRTSAQMLCQEILHRADGGSPSEAAVVTFEGIAILTPRGRYSVELHQSFLRLQGQANDFKIQYSSILRLFILPKSQNPHTFVVIALDLPIRKGQTLYPHIVIQFETEAIVERELGLSEQVLAEKYKDRLKGSYRDQIHVVFSNVLCGLSGAKVTRPSTFRSCQHGYAVKSALKAEDGLLYPLEKAFFFLPKPPTLILYEEIEYVLFERHGAGGVNISFQYFDLLVKLKNDQEHLFSNIQRIEYQNLFSFISDKHLKILNLGDGQRRNGGVTAVIESTDDDSVDPHLERIKNQACNEESDEEDEDFVADKDDSGSPSDDSEEEDFDASMSGGEKENSSKMEASISKPRVKRKLNSGSDEGSQNKKPKRKKEQKSGVDEGSKKKKAKRKKDPNAPKRAMVPFMYFSKAERANIKNSNPQLTTTDIAKKLGERWQKMTAEERQPYLEQSRADKERYEQESAAYRGAAAQQGPGDGSEGRL, from the exons ATGAGGATCCCAAAATCTTTTCAGCTTAATGTTGTGACGAAGGAAGGCCTATTTTACAGGTTCCTTGGCTTTCGTCAACAG GATGTTAGCATCCTGAGTGACTTTATACAAAAAGGCACGGGAATCTCACCACAGGAGAAGCAGCTTTCCATTAGTGGGCATAACTGGGGTGGAGTTGAAATCTATG GAACTAGGCTTTGCTTTAATGTTGGTGAGAAGGAAGCATTTGAAGTCTCTCTAGCAGATGTATCACAGGCTCAGATGCAAGGGAAAACAGATGTTCTCGAGTTCCATGTAGATGATACTACTGCAGCTAATGAG AAGGGTTTGCTGATGGACTTAAGTTTTCATGTACCAACTTCAAATGCTCAATTTATCGGGGATGAGCATCGTACTTCAGCTCAG ATGTTGTGCCAGGAGATTTTGCATAGAGCTGATGGTGGGAGCCCCTCAGAAGCGGCTGTAGTTACATTTGAAGGAATTGCAATCCTCACACCAAG AGGTCGATACAGTGTTGAGCTTCATCAGTCATTCTTGCGACTCCAAGGACAAGCTAATGATTTCAAAATCCAGTATAGCAGTATTCTTCGCCTCTTTATTTTGCCAAAG TCACAAAATCCTCATACTTTTGTGGTTATCGCACTTGATCTACCAATTCGAAAAGGACAAACATTGTATCCCCACATTGTTATTCAG TTTGAGACAGAGGCAATTGTAGAAAGGGAGCTGGGATTGAGTGAGCAAGTTTTGGCTGAAAAGTACAAAGATAGGCTTAAGGGCTCTTACAGG GATCAAATACATGTGGTATTCTCCAACGTCCTTTGTGGCCTATCTGGTGCTAAAGTGACTAGGCCAAGTACGTTCCGCAGTTGCCAACATGGATATGCGGTCAAATCAGCACTTAAAGCTGAAGATGGTTTGCTTTATCCACTTGAAAAGGCCTTCTTCTTTCTGCCAAAGCCCCCAACACTCATTCTTTATGAGGAG ATTGAATATGTATTGTTTGAGCGTCATGGTGCCGGTGGTGTTAATATATCATTCCAGTATTTTGACCTCTTGGTCAAGCTGAAAAATGATCAAGAACATCTCTTCAGTAACATCCAAAGGATTGAATACCAAAACCTGTTCAGCTTCATTAG TGACAAGCATTTGAAAATTCTGAATCTTGGAGATGGCCAAAGGAGAAATGGTGGTGTTACAGCTGTTATAGAGAGCACCGATGATGATTCTGTGGATCCACATCTGGAGCGAATTAAAAATCAAGCTTGTAATGAGGAAAGTGATGAAGAG GATGAAGATTTTGTGGCGGACAAAGACGATAGTGGGTCTCCTAGTGATGATTCTGAAGAGGAAGACTTTGATGCTAGTATGAGCGGAGGTGAAAAGGAG AATTCTTCCAAGATGGAAGCTAGTATCTCAAAGCCGCGTGTGAAAAGGAAGCTGAATAGTGGGTCTGATGAAGGTTCTCAGAATAAAAAaccaaagagaaagaaagagcagAAGAGTGGGGTCGATGAAGGTTctaaaaagaaaaaggcaaaaaGGAAGAAAGATCCGAATGCCCCTAAAAGAGCCATGGTTCCATTCATGTACTTCTCGAAGGCTGAGCGAGCT AATATAAAGAATAGCAACCCTCAACTGACTACCACAGACATTGCAAAGAAGCTCGGGGAAAGATGGCAAAAGATGACAG CCGAGGAGAGACAGCCATACTTGGAGCAATCCCGAGCCGACAAGGAACGTTACGAGCAGGAGTCTGCCGCCTACCGTGGTGCAGCAGCTCAGCAGGGCCCCGGCGACGGGTCGGAAGGAAGGTTATAG